In the genome of Oncorhynchus clarkii lewisi isolate Uvic-CL-2024 chromosome 4, UVic_Ocla_1.0, whole genome shotgun sequence, one region contains:
- the LOC139407681 gene encoding forkhead box protein Q1-like — protein sequence MKLEVFSATHFVPLEVCSHSDAEGTVPSPLSGDELGSDGDCVANSPTPATTSSADGKGKPYTRRPKPPYSYIALIAMAIRDSGSGKLTLAEINNYLMNKFLFFRGSYTGWRNSVRHNLSLNDCFLKVLRDPSRPWGKDNYWMLNPNSEYTFADGVFRRRRKRISKCRSSVGSNKDIKTPDEETRFSSTPSAPSREERVMGAKFSSSSSSFSIDSILSKPFIRREDRDHTGADSGYTNPGAHRCYWPAGAHHMLPHTLGYPPVSPAMAHAHAQQLYHQASSGASRMLHAYRCSLAEQAEHSRDPRTAVHMTSQGYMPNSDAAFSRVKMHTAHGGSCHPFQIDSLLS from the coding sequence ATGAAACTTGAAGTGTTTTCCGCAACCCACTTCGTTCCCTTGGAGGTGTGCAGTCACAGTGATGCAGAGGGAACTGTCCCCTCTCCACTATCCGGGGATGAGCTGGGCTCAGACGGGGACTGCGTGGCCAACAGTCCAACACCTGCCACCACGAGCAGCGCCGATGGCAAGGGGAAGCCCTACACCCGCAGACCCAAGCCACCCTACTCCTACATCGCACTCATTGCTATGGCCATCCGGGACTCCGGCAGCGGCAAGTTGACTCTAGCTGAGATCAACAACTACCTGATGAATAAATTCCTGTTCTTCCGTGGCAGCTACACTGGCTGGCGGAACTCGGTGCGCCACAACCTGTCGCTGAATGACTGTTTCCTCAAGGTGCTCCGGGACCCGTCCAGGCCCTGGGGCAAGGACAATTACTGGATGCTGAACCCGAACAGCGAGTATACCTTCGCCGACGGGGTGTTCCGGCGCAGGAGGAAGCGCATCAGTAAGTGTCGATCCAGCGTTGGTTCCAATAAGGACATCAAGACCCCAGACGAGGAGACTCGCTTCTCGAGCACTCCATCTGCGCCCTCCCGGGAGGAGAGGGTTATGGGAGCTAAGTTCTCCAGCTCTTCCAGCTCCTTCTCCATCGATAGCATCCTCAGTAAACCCTTCAtaaggagggaggatagagaccACACTGGTGCAGACAGTGGATATACCAACCCCGGTGCCCACCGGTGCTACTGGCCCGCCGGTGCCCACCACATGCTGCCCCACACACTGGGCTACCCACCCGTATCCCCTGCTATGGCGCACGCACATGCACAGCAGTTGTACCACCAGGCCAGCTCAGGCGCGTCGCGCATGTTGCACGCATACAGATGCAGCCTCGCCGAGCAAGCCGAGCACAGCAGGGACCCACGCACAGCTGTACACATGACGTCACAGGGCTACATGCCAAACTCCGATGCTGCTTTCTCCCGGGTGAAGATGCACACAGCGCATGGTGGCAGCTGTCATCCTTTCCAGATAGACTCATTGCTCTCCTAA
- the LOC139407680 gene encoding forkhead box protein F2-like: MTTELSQQQLDPPPPLRSSPTSGVLHPAMMSPQTEVDSSLAGAKSKKASSGLRRPEKPPYSYIALIVMAIQSSPTKRLTLSEVYQFLQARFPFFRGSYQGWKNSVRHNLSLNECFIKLPKGLGRPGKGHYWTIDPASEFMFEEGSFRRRPRGFRRKCQALKPIYRMMNGIGFGTSILPQNFDFQAPTGSLACHSNGYNLDMMTNSMAGGYDGLSGGHHVPHMSPSPGSTYMASCPVTSNGDYGGPDSSSSPVPSSPAMASALDGHSPYASSAGHWASPGGSPYIKQQPLVSSSSASSGLNSGMSPYSLEQSYLHQNARDTADISVGIPRYQSHSSPVCDRKDFLLNFNGISSFRPSASGSYYHHHQHHQSLCQDVKPCVM; encoded by the exons ATGACGACCGAGCTCTCTCAGCAGCAGCTGGACCCGCCGCCTCCCCTGAGGTCCAGCCCGACCTCCGGAGTCCTGCACCCCGCCATGATGAGCCCACAGACCGAGGTGGACAGCTCTTTAGCCGGGGCCAAAAGCAAGAAGGCGAGCTCCGGCCTGAGGCGACCAGAGAAGCCTCCCTACTCCTACATTGCGCTCATCGTCATGGCGATACAGAGTTCACCGACCAAGAGGCTGACGCTCAGTGAGGTCTATCAGTTCCTCCAGGCCCGGTTCCCCTTCTTCAGAGGATCCTACCAGGGCTGGAAGAACTCCGTCCGGCACAACCTCTCCCTGAACGAGTGCTTCATCAAGCTGCCCAAAGGGCTAGGCAGGCCGGGGAAAGGCCACTATTGGACCATCGACCCGGCCAGCGAGTTCATGTTCGAAGAGGGCTCGTTCCGCCGCAGACCCAGGGGCTTCCGGAGAAAATGCCAAGCTCTGAAGCCCATTTACCGGATGATGAACGGGATAGGCTTCGGAACGTCCATTTTACCGCAGAACTTTGATTTTCAGGCGCCCACTGGGTCTCTGGCGTGTCATAGCAACGGTTACAACTTGGACATGATGACCAACTCCATGGCCGGTGGCTACGACGGACTGAGCGGTGGCCACCACGTACCTCACATGTCCCCGAGCCCCGGGTCCACATATATGGCCAGCTGTCCGGTAACGTCCAACGGGGACTACGGTGGACCGGACAGTAGCAGCAGCCCTGTGCCCTCGTCTCCGGCTATGGCCAGCGCTTTGGACGGTCATTCTCCATACGCCAGTAGCGCCGGACACTGGGCGTCTCCCGGCGGCTCCCCGTACATAAAGCAGCAGCCTCTGGTCTCCAGCAGCTCGGCGTCCTCTGGGCTAAATTCCGGCATGTCCCCCTATTCCCTGGAGCAGAGCTACCTCCACCAGAACGCCAGGGACACCGCCGATATCTCAG TGGGGATCCCTCGCTACCAGAGCCACTCCTCACCCGTGTGTGACAGGAAGGATTTTCTCCTGAACTTTAACGGCATCTCCTCGTTTCGTCCTTCAGCCAGCGGATCTTactatcatcatcaccaacatcacCAAAGCCTTTGTCAAGACGTCAAACCGTGCGTGATGTGA